DNA from Fodinibius salicampi:
TGCTGTTCAGTACCTTGCTGAGCACAACTAACAGCAAAGGTCATTAAAAAGAGTCCTATAGCATATTTAGTGAATAATTTTATCATGGTATATTCTTTAAGATTTAATTAAAACTTACTTTTTGTAACAGCAAAGCTTTTTATAACATTCAATGCCTGGTTAGGTTCCAAACATCGGAGGATATAAATACAATCTTTTTTATTCCTGAACAAATTTTATCATAGGTTTAAGTAATATTTATAGCGTATATTAATGTTATAAAATAAACTCTATCTTATATTAAATGACTGATAAGAGAAAGCCTTTTTTTCATCTCGCATTTCCAGTAACGGATCTTCAGGAAACCCTTATTTTTTATCGTGATGTGCTTGGATGTGAAACCGGAAGAAGTTCAGATCAGTGGATTGATTTCGATTTTTGGGGACACCAGGTGGTTGCACACCTTAGCCCGGATGAGGCCGGAAAATCAAGTGTGAATGAAGTAGACGGACATGCGGTGCCGGCCAAACATTTTGGATTAATTCTGGAATGGGTACAATGGGAGGAACTGGCTGAAAGGTTGCAAAATAAAGGTGTCAATTTCATTATCGATCCTTATATCCGTTTTGAAGGCCAACCTGGGGAGCAGGCAACTATGTTTTTCAAGGATCCCAGTGGGAATGCACTGGAATTCAAGGCATTTCGGAATGAAGACCAGATTTTTGCCAGTTAGCGTTTGACTCATAAAAGCTACCGGTAATTTAATTTTTATCGTCGTTTTAATTTATCCTGCTGCAGATGCTCCTCCATCAATCGTATAGACAGATCCGGTTGTCCAGGCTGATTCGTCACTGGCCAGGAAAAGAATGGTGCGGGCTATATCTTCAGGAGAACCGACTTTTTTCATAGGCAGGGTTTCCGGCACTTCATCGAGAATAGTATCCGGGTTAGGAAAAGCTGCCGCCGAATTATCGTAGAGATCTGTTTGTACGGGGCCCGGTTGTACTAAGTTGATGCGAATGTCTGGGGCATAGTCAACGGCGGCCTGCCGTACCAAAGCTTCAACGGCTCCTTTTGAGGCGCAGTAAGCGGCATGATTTGGGAAGCCCTTATGAGCTGCGATAGACCCTGTTACGACAATACTTCCTGTAGCATCGTTATGCTTCATTTCCGGAATAGCCGCACGCATTAAGTAAAATATGGCGTTTAAGTTCGTATCTAGTGTTTGGTGCCAGGTGTTTTTCTCAACTTCGGTTATGGACCCTAGACCAAGTATTCCCGCGTTGGGAATAAGTATGTCCAGGCGGCCAAATTCTTCGATCGCTTTTTCAACAAGCTGGTTATTCGCCTCGGGCATACGAATATCTGCTGGTACAAATATGGCCGATCCACCTTGTTTGGAAATGGTCTTTACTACTTGCTTCCCCCGTTGTTTATTGCGGCCACTAACCACTATTTTTGCTCCTTCTTTAGCAAAAAGTTCAGCGGTTGCCCGTCCCATCCCACGGGTAGCTCCGGTTATAATGGCCACTTTGTTATCTAATTTTCCCATAGACTATTGATTAAAAAATATATTCATCTGTTCCTTCATTTTGAAGCGAACTCTTCTTCGATTTCACTGATCTCCATGGCTAATTCTTCCCATTCAGCATAGATTTCTACCAGCTCGGCCTTGAGCTTCTCATATTCCATGGATATTTCTTTAACTTGTTCCTCATCGTCATAGAAATCAGGTTCGGCCATTTCTTCCTCAATTTCATTTTTACGACTTTCGAGTTGCTCAATTTCTTCTTCAAGGGGCGCAATTTTCTTTTTGAGTGGCTTTAGCTGGTTATATTTTTCTTGCCTTTTTTGGGCTGCGATACGCCGCTCTTCCTTTCTGGATAAGCCGTTGTTCTGGCCGTTTGATGGTGTATCCCGGTTATCATCATCCTCTTTTTCTCTTTCTTCCACCTTTTCGAGGTAGTAGGAAACATTGCCTAAAAATGTATTAGTGGTTTGCGGACGTACTTCCAGTACTTTATCGACTATAGGATCGAGGAAGTCACGATCGTGAGAAACGATCATAAAGGTACCCTCATATTGCTCAAGCGCCTGTTGAAGAATACGTTTGGATTGCATATCCAAGTGATTAGTCGGTTCATCAAAAATCAGGAAATTGGCCGGTCGTAATAACATCCGTGCCAGTGCCAGCCTACTTTTTTCCCCACCGGAAAGGACCGATACTTTTTTAAAGACATCATCACCCTGAAAAAGAAAGCAGCCCAAGATTGTTCGCAAACGGGTTTCTTTGGCATGAGGATCCGCTTCACGCATAATTTCAAACACGGTTTTTTCAAGGTCCAGTTCATCGGCCTGATGCTGGGCGAAGTAACTGGTGGTTACATTATGGCCGGGTTCTCGTTTGCCGTTAGTGGCTTCTTCAATTCCTGCCATGATACGGATCAATGTTGACTTACCCGCCCCATTGGGACCGACGACCGCAATTTTATCTTGGCGATCGATGGTATATGAGAGATCCTCGAATACCACATTATCGCCATACTGTTTGCGGACATTCTCCAGCTTCATAACAATAGCCCCGCTTCGTTCGGGTGGTGGGAATTCAAACGTAATTTCTTCTTCCCTTTCATCCAGTTCAATCTTGTCCATTTTTTCCAGCTGCTTGATGCGGCTTTGCACCTGTGCCGCCTTGCTGGCATTGTACCGGAATTTGTCAATAAAATCTTGTATTTCCTTGATTTGCTTCTGCTGGTTCTCATACGCCTTGCGCCGGTGTTCCATTCGTTCGGCATGTTTTTCCCGGTAGTAGTCATAATTTCCAGCATAATCCAGCAGTTTTCCATGGTCAAGTGCAAGGGTTCGATTGGTAATCTTATTGAGAAATGCTTTATCGTGAGAGACAAGAATAACGGCACCTTCATAGTTTTGCAGGAACTGCTCGATCCAGCGCAGGGAATCAATATCCAGGTGATTGGTCGGCTCGTCAAGGAGAAGGTACATAGGTCTCTGTAACAATAACTTAGCCAATGCAATACGCATGAGCCATCCTCCGCTGAATTCGGTCGTCATCCGTTTAAAGTCATCGGTGGAAAAGCCGAGTCCCATAAGTACCTTCTCAATGTCAGACTGCAGCGTATAGGCTCCGGACTGTTCAAGCTTGCTCTGATATTTTCCCAGCTGCTCCATGGTCTTTTTATACTCAGAGGATCCGGTATCCATGTTGGATATTTTTTGCTGGGTCTCCTGCACCTTTTTCTCGAGTTTGCGAATGTCTGCAAATGCGCTTTCGACCTCTTCATAAACGGTACGATTGGGATCGGGATCAACCCCATCCTGAGGAAGATACCCGATTGTAGCAGCCTGGGACTTTTTTATGGTACCTTCATTCGGTACAACTTCTCCGGCAATTATTTTAAGTAAGGTCGACTTACCCGCCCCATTGGGTCCGACGAGCCCTATACGGTCACCGGGATTAATAAGAGCATTAACTTCTTGAAGTAAGGGTTCCCCTCCAAAGGAAAGAGATATATTATTTAATGAAAGCAAGGCAATAATTTTCTTAACATTTTTGAAGGTCTAATATAACCAACACAGCGGTAGGCCTAAATCTGTTTTTAAATTTTTATACCTTCTTCTTTTTATAAAGATACTTATGTCCTATTTTTGATCTATGGGTTTATTGATTTTTTATTTGTTACTTGCTATTGGCGTTTCTTTTCTTTGTTCAATGTTAGAAGCAGTCTTACTCTCGGTAAGTCATTCTTATATTGCCATAATGGAGCGCAAGGGGAGTAAGACCGGCAAATTGCTTCGCAGTTATAAGGAGGATATTGACCGTCCGCTATCTGCTATTTTAAGTTTAAATACGATAGCGCACACAGTAGGTGCTGCAGGTGTAGGTGCACAGGCACAGGTTATTTTTGGTGAAAGCTATGTAGCCATAACGTCAGCCGTTCTTACCTTACTTATTTTAGTATTGTCCGAAATTATACCAAAAACTATTGGAGCAACCTACTGGAGGGAATTGGCAAAATTTACGGCCAAGACGCTGCACGGGTTGATGTTTCTGCTATATCCCTTTGTGGTAATGTCGCAGGCTATTACCCGGTTGCTTTCCAATGAAGATGAAGTACCGAGCTTTAGTCGCGAAGAGTTTGGGGCTTTAGCCGATCTGGGGGTAGAAGAAGGGATTTTTGAGGAAGAAGAATCCCGAATTTTTAAAAATTTGATTCGATTTAGTTCCCTTCGGGTTAAAGATATCATGACTCCCCGCACGGTGGTTGTTGGATTTAACCAAACCCTTACGGTTGGGGAAATCAGTGATAATGTAGAGCAGCTGCATTTTTCGCGATTACCGGTATATGGAGAGGCGCGGGATGAAGTAACAGGATATGTTTTAAAAAATGATTTGTTATTGATGATGGCCCGTGGAGAGACGGAAACAAAACTAAAAGAGTTTAAGCGTGATATCCTTATTGTGCCTGAGATGACTCCACTGCAGGATTTCTTTGAACGGTTGATGAAAAAACAGGAACATATTGCAATGGTGGTCGATGAATACGGCGGATTTGCGGGAGTCGTAAGCATGGAAGATCTTGTTGAAACCCTCCTTGGTATGGAAATTATAGATGAAGTAGACACTATCGAAGATATGCAGAAAATGGCCCGTAAAAAATGGATGGAACGAGCTCAGCGCCTTGGGATTGTATCAGAAGATGCTGAAGAGGAAATAGAGTAGCAGGCGATAAGCGCACAAAGCTCAAGTTCGGATACTATTGCTTTGCGGAACGTTGGGCACCAGCAATTAATACTTCCCAATTACAGTTCTGTCGAATATAAGTTCGGGAAAAGCTGATTCCCGTTCTGTCCGAAAAAAACATCCAAGGTGACACGATTAACGTTCATCAAGGTGAGTTAGCTGGAGTTCAGCAGGTGGCAAAAGGTTTAAAAAAGGTAAGGAGGTAATTACGTTAGTTTTTAAGGCTGCAATAGGGATTGAAAAATCTTATGACAGCATCCGGATAACGGGTACACCGGAATTTACTTCTACGATCCCCGGTGGTATAAATGGCGATATCGCTACTTCTGCCATTATGGTGAATGCTATACGTGCGGTTCAAAAGGCAGAGGCAGGGCTAAAAACAATGCTTGATATACCTGCTCAGACCTGCTGCCAGCCGGTGGAGAAAGGGGAACGATTCGGAATTGGTATGAAGCACCAGAAGGGGAAGATCCTTATGTCTTTGCCAAAACAGGTACGCTTAGCAATAATCATGCATTAAGTGGCTATATAATAACCAGAAGCGGTAAGAAATTATATTTTTCTTTTATGAATAACCACTATGTAACTTCCTCCTCAGTTGTAAAGCGGGAAATGGAGAAGGTGTTAAGGTATATCCATATGACTTATTAAGTTATAGGACCATTATGGATAATTAAAGTTATTACGACGGATTACATCCTTGTTACTGTCAATAAAGTTTCGGATCTCATTGATGGGAATGGCATGGGTTATCCCATAAGAGATCCTTCGTTTCTCTTCAATAAAAATCGAGCCGTTATAGGGTTCAATAAGATTGTCCGAATATTCGTCATCGGGATTAGGAATTAAGTAAGGCTCTCGCGTAGCTGCTGCTGAGCGGGCCATACCGACCCATTCAAAGCTATTGAACTGATCGTTGCTTGCAAGTACAAGCCCACCGCTGATGCCGGGATTAAAAAGCGCATCACTGACAAAAAAACGTTGGCGAGATTGGCCCCTTGTCGAACTGGCGATTCCTCGGGTTATTATGGGATATCCCTTTGGGAAACCTAAGATATATAAAAAAGACCCTAACTGGATTTTTTCTGAATGGCCCATTGAAAACGACAGTTCCTGATGATTATCCTGGATATCAGCCTTTAAATTGGCAGAAAGAAGAGCGAGGTCCGAAAGTGCATCCCGTGCAATGATTTCAAAAATACCCAATTCTTCTGGTGTGAAAATGAGGTTATTTTGTCTTCTTTTGATACTGATGGTTTCAATAAATGTGTTCGCGGATATTTGTTCTCCTTCATAATAAGTGATAAGGGTATCCGCTGATGTAACCGTGTGTGCTGTAGTAATAAGCAATGCTTTATCACGATTATTTACATCTAGTAGGATGGAGGTCCCTGCTGAACTTTCTTCAGTGGAATGACTATGGGAGGCTATGTCTTCCAGTCTGTTGGTATTAACGTCTGGAAGAGTAACACTCGGTTTGTTAAACGAGTAGGTGTCATAGAAAGAGGTGGATATTATTCGAATAATTGCTTCTTCTGCTCTTTGCAGGGATTCAGAAAGATTTTGACTGGGAAAGGCAGTTGTATAGAATTCAGATTCTTCGACTGCTTTTGGTTGGTCTATAGTTTGCTCTGAACTGCGACATGCTCCGATCCCTATTAGAATGAGAAAACCGAAAAAAAGCTTTGGAAATAGCTTCATTATTGTGAGATGTGGTTTTTAAAATCTATTGAATCCATTGACTTCCCATAAAATAACGTAACAGCTCATATCTTCCTCTTACATAGTTTAACAGAAAAAATGCTAAAAATGGAATGTTAAAATTAAAAATAGTATTCTCTTTATCTCTAAAATCTCTCTAACTTAAAATTCGTTTCATAGTGGATATTTTTTCTGCTGCGCCGCATCATGATGTATTGATGTTCGTTATACAGGTTGGAATTCTTTTATTGGCAGCCCGAACATTAGGAGAAGTTGCACAACGTTTGGGACAACCTTCCGTAGTTGGGGAAATTTTAGCCGGTATTATATTAGGGCCCTCCTTGTTAAGTAGCCTCTTTCCTGAATTTGGGAATTTAATGATTCCGCAAAATGAAGTGCAGGGATATCTGCTGGAGACGGTCAGTCTGTTAGGGGCGATGTTTTTAATGCTTATAACAGGACTTGAAACCGATATTAAGCTCATTAAACGTCATGCACGTACCGCAATTGGTGTCTCATTCGGGGGTATTACTATTACCTTTGCAACAGGTTTTCTGCTTGGGCAATATCTCCCGGATTTTTTAGTAGCAGATCCCGAAAACCGTCTCATTTTTGAGTTATTTGTAGCAGTATCGATGTCGATTTCTGCTATACCCGTAATTGCCAAAGTACTGATGGATTTGAACCTCATGCGCAGAGATATCGGTCAGACTATCATTGCGGCGGGTATGAGTGATGATACTACAGGATGGATTTTATTATCTATCGTAGCAGGACTGGCGAGCGGTGAGGCCGTAACTGCGGGAACCGTGCTGCAAATTATAGGTAGTGTCGTGGCATTTATGCTTCTGAGTTTTACACTGGGACGTTGGCTCGTGCGTAAGTTGTTAATTTTTGTTCAGGATGAAGTAGAAAGTACAGACCGGCTGTTAACACTGGTTGTTATCATGATGTTTATTTGGGGGGCTATTACACAGGCGTTGAATCTGGAAGCAGTACTGGGTGCTTTTGTGATGGGTATCTTGTTTGGGATGATGCCTCGGCTGCCGGAAAGTGTTATCCATAATCTTGAGAGTGTAGCTCTTGCAATTTTTGCCCCCGTCTTTTTTGCTGTAGCGGGATTAAAGGTAAATATGCTCAATCTGTTTGAGCCTACGCTTTTTTTGATTACCCTGTTGGTCATTGCAGTAGCAACACTGGGGAAAGTGGCAGGTACCTATTTGGGGGCACGCGTTATTGGTGGTAAAGATCACTGGTCCTCTCTTAGTTTTGGCGCGGGACTCAATGCTCGCGGGGCTATGGAGATTATTATTGCTACCATCGGTTTGAACCTGGGAATACTCGCCCAGGATATGTTTTCTATTATCGTAGTGATGGCCATGGCTACATCCCTGATGGCGCCGTCGGCACTTCGCTGGGTACTTAAGCGAGTGGAAATAGGGGCCGAGGAAGAGGAGCGCTTAAAAAAAGAAGAGATGGAAGCAGAAAGTCTCATCGCGGGTGTCCATCGGATACTGTTGCCCGTACGATTTCGGTCAGATGATTTGGATGAACTTACCATACAATCTGTGGAAGCGGAAATACTGGAATTGTTAGGACGGGAATCTGAATTGTCGCTTACGCTATTTACCGTTGCAAGAGATGATAATGAAGAACAGTGTGAGGAATATTTAGAAAAACTTTCTGGATATTTTAACCAGGATGAGATCGTTACAAAAGTCGTTGAAGAACAGAATATCGGGGATGCTATTTTAGATGAAGCGAAGAAAGATTATGAGCTGATCGTGCTGGGAGCCACGGAACGTCAAACTAATTTATCCCATTTATTTAGTCCTCTTATTGATTATTTGACGAGAGTAGCTCCCTGTCCAACACTGATTGTACAAGGGCGAAAAATTGATGATCAATGGAGTCCCGAACGAATATTGGTTCCCACTAATGGATCGGAAGCGGCGAAAAATGCAGTAGATCTGGGACTTTTTATTGCTAAGTCAGATTCCCGCCATGAAGTTTCTATTTTGAATGTTGTGATAGATAATTATGCAGATACTCCTTATCACGTACGGGAATTTAAAAAGGATAACGAGATTAAAATTGCAAATAATATCCTGGGTGATCTGCAGCAAATGGGAGAAGCAATGGGAGTGAAAACACAAACCGTAGTTGAACGTGGGGAAAGTCCCGAACAGGCCATTTATGATTTTTCCGTTGACAACGAAATTGACTTGGTCATCTTGGGTACAAATGTTCGTCCGGGTTCACATCGACTTTATTTAGGTCACAGGGTTGAAACAATTCTTGAACAAAGTCCCTGTCCGGTACTTATATTGAATACGTAATAATCATATCATGTTAGGCAAATTAGAAATCATGTTTTGAAACCAAAAATGATAATACCAATGCTGGTTTGCAGTAATGCCTCCGACGAAATCAAATTTTGCCAACGTGTATTTGGTGCTGTCGAGCTGTCGCGGCGTAAAGCAAAAGATGGCAGTGTTATACATGCAACACTTAAAATTAATGAGTCGCTAATCATGATTCACAATGAATCTTCACATTTGGCAAGTCGCGCCCCACAACCAGACGGTAGTTCATCAGTAGTCATATATTTGTACGGCGAGGAAGAAGTAGATATAGTCATTGAGCGAGCGGTAGCTGAAGGAGCACGGGTTTTATTGCCGCCAGAAGACCAAGCTTGGGGCGATCGAGTTGGACGAATTGTTGACCTTTCGGGCCATGTGTGGAATATTGCAACTCGTATTCTTAAAGAATGAATCTAACAAACCTAATAAATTTGTTTAAACCGCCTTTCAAGTAGACATATTTCGCCCTTTCTTGCTCACTTTTATTTCTTGAAGTTAAATAATAAAAAACTGAATTAACCTTGGTTCGTCCGCCGGTTATACGTGAGGTCGTGATTTTTTTTCTTGAAATATGAGAAAGTGTAACGGTCTTATTTAGATTGAGATGAGGCTAAGAAGGATTTACATCTTGACCTTTTTCCGGGGTGGAGGAGGTATCTCGGAGCTTATCTTTGATTTCTTGATCTATTGAAACATAAAATACTTTATCCTCATTGGTAAGCATCGGCGGATTATTAACCGTATATGGATGAATTTCATTATTGGAAGTGATGACAAAAAGCGGAATATGTTCTTGTCCGATAGTCTCTTTGAATTCGGTGGAGGCGGAATCATCGGTTATTTTTTGAACAGACAGCGGTTTTCTCTGGTCGATAATATTTGAAATTTCTTCAAAATTGAGTTGTTCATGGAAGAGTATTCTACCGCTTAGATGGCTGCTAACATCTTTGTTTCCCTTTTCTCCCCGAATATTGGGAGGGAGTTGAAAAACATAAGATCTTCCGAAAATTTCACCAAATCGGAGAGCTGCCAGTGAATTGACTTCATCGTTCGGGGTAAGGGCAAGTAATCTACCCACTCCATCCAAGTCAATTTTTTCCAGCGCATACTCGGACAGTATGTTACCATGGTACGTTCCTATATTTTTGGTTTTTGCTTTGGCAATATTCTTCCAGTTTGAATCTGCCACTAATACTTTGAATCCTTCATTTTTAATTGCTTCAGCAATTTTTAAAGACCAGTCGTAGGCCCCTAAGATCAGAATGCCGTTTGGAACGGGTTTCGCAACCCCCAACTTACGCGCTACCCAAGAAGCGGGTAACCCATATATTGTCACAGTACTTATAATGACAAGAAATACAATCGGAACAAGCTGATCAGCTTGTTCAAAGCCATTTTGAGTCAGACTAATAGCAAAAATGGATGAAATGGATGCCGCTACAACCCCACGGGGAGCCATCCAGCACAAGAAAAGTTTTTCACGCCAATTGATATCTGAAAAGATCGTTGAAATATATACCGCCAGGGGGCGTGCTATAAAGATAAGAATGGCGAGAAATCCGACAAGATTCCAGTTTAAATTGGCAAGAAGACCTTCGAGCTCAACTCGAGCTGCCAATAAAATAAAGAGGGACGATAATAATAATACCCGCAAGTTCTCCTTAAACTCAGTAATATGATTAATGCGGGCTGATTTCTGATTGGCAAGTGCAATGCCCATAAGTGTGGTAGCCCATAAGCCAGATTCGTGCTGGAGCATGTTGGAGGCGGTAAAAACGGTTACTACTACCATTAAGCTAATGGGGTTTTGCAGGTAATCAGGTAAGAGGTGCCGTTTTAGTAGAAAGTAAATTAGCGCAGCTCCGGCCAATCCTACGAGGGTACCGAAGAATATAGTTTTAACAATACTCATTACTGCCAAAGTGGTAGCCGCAGAGACGCTGGTGCTTAAAATAACTTCAAAGACGAGTACGGCCAACATAGCTCCAATAGGATCGATGACAATACCTTCCCATTTTAAAATGGATCCCACTTGCCCGGAGGGGCGTACTTGTCGCAGAAGAGGAATAATTACCGTAGGACCGGTAACGACCAGTATCGCTCCCAAAAGAATGGATAGCTCCCATCCGAAAGGAAATAAGTAATGGGCTGACAAGGAAATAATGGCCCAGGTAAATAAGACGCCTATACTGACCAGGTTTCCTATAATCCCGCCAATATTTTTTAACTCAGAAAAGCTTAGGCTCAATCCACCTTCAAAGAGAATAATTGCAACGGAAACAGAAATAAAAGGAGCTAAGAGGTCTCCCATCAAAACATCTGGTTGAAGTAACCCAAAGACTGGACCTGCCATTATACCAGAAATAAGCAGCAACAGGATAGCTGGTAATTTAAACTTCCATGCAACCCATTGAGCACCAATCCCGAAAAGAAGAATGCTGGTAATACCTATTAGTAAATGTCCTTCCATAAAATAAGATAAATCAAGCCACCCGGCTGTTATAGAATAGAAAGGTGAAAAGTTAATTCATTATATCGAGGGTATAAAAATCAGCAAATGTAATATTATAACCAAAGTTTTTTATGTAATTTTCTGACAATGGTTTAATGCTTGTTACCAACAAGGAAAGAAAGGCTCTTTTCCTTATTGGTAAAAAAAGTACTTAAATTTAAGTTGACAGCATAAAGAGTTTGTGAAAGTAGAAACGCAGTACCAATAAAATTAGTTGTACAGTTTCATGCTATGCTTCATAAGACCTTTATTTTTATATATTTTTCTAATGTATGGACAAACCGTTTAAAAAGTTTTTTTTAACTGAATTCCTCTGGTTGATGGGACTTGTTTTGATTGCAGCGATAGTGGAATATGTTATAATTGTAGTATTTGATCTTCATCCTATATTAAGCGTAAAAATACAAGGTCTTATAGGTCTAACCATTATTGCCTATGGAATCAGAATGGTTGCTCGGATGACGGGTGGTGAAGAAGAATCCCCTGAGGAGAGTAAGCAATAATAGTAAATAGACGGTTTGCACCGAGAGTGAATAATAACTACCAAAGTCCTTTTGAGATAGCTGTTTTCTTAATGCATTTCTATACAGTTTAATTAAATTAAAACTATTTTCTAATGGTTGAGGAGGCTAAAAAACTTAAAAAAAAATTAGGTGCATTTGATGTTTTTGCCATTGCGACAGGAGCTATGTTTAGCTCTGGCCTTTTTTTATTGCCCGGTCTTGCAGCAGGAGAAACGGGTCCTTCTGTCTTCTTAGCTTATTTAGTATCAGGATTATTCGTATTGCCTACTATGCTGAGCAAAGCAGAATTAGCAACTGCTTTTCCGCGAGCAGGTGGAACATACTATATAATTGACCGAACGCTTGGTCCCCTCATGGGGAGCATTGGTGGATTTGGATCTTGGTTATCCCTGGTATTTAAGAGCGCCTTTGCATTGATCGGGATGGGAGCATAT
Protein-coding regions in this window:
- a CDS encoding D-alanyl-D-alanine carboxypeptidase, which encodes MPAGGERGTIRNWYEAPEGEDPYVFAKTGTLSNNHALSGYIITRSGKKLYFSFMNNHYVTSSSVVKREMEKVLRYIHMTY
- a CDS encoding cation:proton antiporter: MDIFSAAPHHDVLMFVIQVGILLLAARTLGEVAQRLGQPSVVGEILAGIILGPSLLSSLFPEFGNLMIPQNEVQGYLLETVSLLGAMFLMLITGLETDIKLIKRHARTAIGVSFGGITITFATGFLLGQYLPDFLVADPENRLIFELFVAVSMSISAIPVIAKVLMDLNLMRRDIGQTIIAAGMSDDTTGWILLSIVAGLASGEAVTAGTVLQIIGSVVAFMLLSFTLGRWLVRKLLIFVQDEVESTDRLLTLVVIMMFIWGAITQALNLEAVLGAFVMGILFGMMPRLPESVIHNLESVALAIFAPVFFAVAGLKVNMLNLFEPTLFLITLLVIAVATLGKVAGTYLGARVIGGKDHWSSLSFGAGLNARGAMEIIIATIGLNLGILAQDMFSIIVVMAMATSLMAPSALRWVLKRVEIGAEEEERLKKEEMEAESLIAGVHRILLPVRFRSDDLDELTIQSVEAEILELLGRESELSLTLFTVARDDNEEQCEEYLEKLSGYFNQDEIVTKVVEEQNIGDAILDEAKKDYELIVLGATERQTNLSHLFSPLIDYLTRVAPCPTLIVQGRKIDDQWSPERILVPTNGSEAAKNAVDLGLFIAKSDSRHEVSILNVVIDNYADTPYHVREFKKDNEIKIANNILGDLQQMGEAMGVKTQTVVERGESPEQAIYDFSVDNEIDLVILGTNVRPGSHRLYLGHRVETILEQSPCPVLILNT
- a CDS encoding S1 family peptidase; the encoded protein is MKLFPKLFFGFLILIGIGACRSSEQTIDQPKAVEESEFYTTAFPSQNLSESLQRAEEAIIRIISTSFYDTYSFNKPSVTLPDVNTNRLEDIASHSHSTEESSAGTSILLDVNNRDKALLITTAHTVTSADTLITYYEGEQISANTFIETISIKRRQNNLIFTPEELGIFEIIARDALSDLALLSANLKADIQDNHQELSFSMGHSEKIQLGSFLYILGFPKGYPIITRGIASSTRGQSRQRFFVSDALFNPGISGGLVLASNDQFNSFEWVGMARSAAATREPYLIPNPDDEYSDNLIEPYNGSIFIEEKRRISYGITHAIPINEIRNFIDSNKDVIRRNNFNYP
- a CDS encoding hemolysin family protein; the protein is MGLLIFYLLLAIGVSFLCSMLEAVLLSVSHSYIAIMERKGSKTGKLLRSYKEDIDRPLSAILSLNTIAHTVGAAGVGAQAQVIFGESYVAITSAVLTLLILVLSEIIPKTIGATYWRELAKFTAKTLHGLMFLLYPFVVMSQAITRLLSNEDEVPSFSREEFGALADLGVEEGIFEEEESRIFKNLIRFSSLRVKDIMTPRTVVVGFNQTLTVGEISDNVEQLHFSRLPVYGEARDEVTGYVLKNDLLLMMARGETETKLKEFKRDILIVPEMTPLQDFFERLMKKQEHIAMVVDEYGGFAGVVSMEDLVETLLGMEIIDEVDTIEDMQKMARKKWMERAQRLGIVSEDAEEEIE
- a CDS encoding ABC-F family ATP-binding cassette domain-containing protein codes for the protein MLSLNNISLSFGGEPLLQEVNALINPGDRIGLVGPNGAGKSTLLKIIAGEVVPNEGTIKKSQAATIGYLPQDGVDPDPNRTVYEEVESAFADIRKLEKKVQETQQKISNMDTGSSEYKKTMEQLGKYQSKLEQSGAYTLQSDIEKVLMGLGFSTDDFKRMTTEFSGGWLMRIALAKLLLQRPMYLLLDEPTNHLDIDSLRWIEQFLQNYEGAVILVSHDKAFLNKITNRTLALDHGKLLDYAGNYDYYREKHAERMEHRRKAYENQQKQIKEIQDFIDKFRYNASKAAQVQSRIKQLEKMDKIELDEREEEITFEFPPPERSGAIVMKLENVRKQYGDNVVFEDLSYTIDRQDKIAVVGPNGAGKSTLIRIMAGIEEATNGKREPGHNVTTSYFAQHQADELDLEKTVFEIMREADPHAKETRLRTILGCFLFQGDDVFKKVSVLSGGEKSRLALARMLLRPANFLIFDEPTNHLDMQSKRILQQALEQYEGTFMIVSHDRDFLDPIVDKVLEVRPQTTNTFLGNVSYYLEKVEEREKEDDDNRDTPSNGQNNGLSRKEERRIAAQKRQEKYNQLKPLKKKIAPLEEEIEQLESRKNEIEEEMAEPDFYDDEEQVKEISMEYEKLKAELVEIYAEWEELAMEISEIEEEFASK
- a CDS encoding VOC family protein, translating into MLVCSNASDEIKFCQRVFGAVELSRRKAKDGSVIHATLKINESLIMIHNESSHLASRAPQPDGSSSVVIYLYGEEEVDIVIERAVAEGARVLLPPEDQAWGDRVGRIVDLSGHVWNIATRILKE
- a CDS encoding SDR family NAD(P)-dependent oxidoreductase, with protein sequence MGKLDNKVAIITGATRGMGRATAELFAKEGAKIVVSGRNKQRGKQVVKTISKQGGSAIFVPADIRMPEANNQLVEKAIEEFGRLDILIPNAGILGLGSITEVEKNTWHQTLDTNLNAIFYLMRAAIPEMKHNDATGSIVVTGSIAAHKGFPNHAAYCASKGAVEALVRQAAVDYAPDIRINLVQPGPVQTDLYDNSAAAFPNPDTILDEVPETLPMKKVGSPEDIARTILFLASDESAWTTGSVYTIDGGASAAG
- a CDS encoding cation:proton antiporter — encoded protein: MEGHLLIGITSILLFGIGAQWVAWKFKLPAILLLLISGIMAGPVFGLLQPDVLMGDLLAPFISVSVAIILFEGGLSLSFSELKNIGGIIGNLVSIGVLFTWAIISLSAHYLFPFGWELSILLGAILVVTGPTVIIPLLRQVRPSGQVGSILKWEGIVIDPIGAMLAVLVFEVILSTSVSAATTLAVMSIVKTIFFGTLVGLAGAALIYFLLKRHLLPDYLQNPISLMVVVTVFTASNMLQHESGLWATTLMGIALANQKSARINHITEFKENLRVLLLSSLFILLAARVELEGLLANLNWNLVGFLAILIFIARPLAVYISTIFSDINWREKLFLCWMAPRGVVAASISSIFAISLTQNGFEQADQLVPIVFLVIISTVTIYGLPASWVARKLGVAKPVPNGILILGAYDWSLKIAEAIKNEGFKVLVADSNWKNIAKAKTKNIGTYHGNILSEYALEKIDLDGVGRLLALTPNDEVNSLAALRFGEIFGRSYVFQLPPNIRGEKGNKDVSSHLSGRILFHEQLNFEEISNIIDQRKPLSVQKITDDSASTEFKETIGQEHIPLFVITSNNEIHPYTVNNPPMLTNEDKVFYVSIDQEIKDKLRDTSSTPEKGQDVNPS
- a CDS encoding VOC family protein; translated protein: MTDKRKPFFHLAFPVTDLQETLIFYRDVLGCETGRSSDQWIDFDFWGHQVVAHLSPDEAGKSSVNEVDGHAVPAKHFGLILEWVQWEELAERLQNKGVNFIIDPYIRFEGQPGEQATMFFKDPSGNALEFKAFRNEDQIFAS